gaaaaaggcaTGTGATTGGTCAATCCAATGTACCTTCAAAAGTATGCAAGTATTGGCAACTTCAGTTTGGCATTTCTTCACCATGGACGATTCCAGAAAAAGTAGTGGCGCACAGAAATGAATTTTAGATCATAATTTCCGAACCGGGGATTGTGTTGTGTAGGTGGTGCACAGCACGTTCGATACATCCGTTCGGCAATCCAACGGTTCAAATCTCATCTCCACCGTGTTAGCATCCGAATTGtttattgccgagatgagatttaGATTGTCGGATTACCAAACGGACGACTCGGATGGTGCACAAACCATTTTTCATATGAAATAATGACCTTATTCTCTTGTCAACCTACTGTAAAAGAAGACAAATTGAAATTCCTATttccaaataaaattcaatgttCAAAACTCATTTCCCTTCATAAACATCCCGTACCTAAACTGGCTGTGCAAAACCCTCTATAGCCTTCCAACTCTGGTCAAAGAAAAAACTCGAGTTTAGAACCAACGGGTTATATAAGTAAATAACCAACAAAAATTCCAAATGCACCTAACAAACATAGAAATCCGAAGGAATTTTGCCAAGTGGACATGAGAAAGCAATTAAAAAGCTTGTTCCTCAAGATGATCGCAAGTTTGGATCCcgcaaatgccaaatatttcaaaccatAGGGACAACTGGAGATTTGTTCGATCATTGACTTCAGTGCCCCGGCATTAGTCGAAGTAAGCACAAGCTGATCTAGACATCTAgttatcaaaatgaaaaaacccTATAATTCCATTCACATTAGTCCCCTATTGGTCCAAATTAAGCTGTCTTCTTCATTGGGTCCCCAACCAGTAAAACTCACAACCccttctccttttctcttttcacttCCACCCATATTATGTAAAGCAATCACGGTAAAGCTGCagtaaattattatttttacaacTCAGATGTCCGAACCACGTTATTTTAATCGATCAAAAGCTGTACTTAAAGACatatttttttcggaaaaaggCTATAATACACACAATTTATTTGAGTGTATATCATATGCACtcttaaaatgttatgaattatagcgaaaatgttacaaatagtattactaaaaagttacgaatcgtataaaggttacgagatacaccaaaatgttatgaattataatgaaaatgttacgaatcatactgctgaaaagttatgaattctagaacaaatgTTACAAAACACGCTAAAATGTTGCTAAAATGTTATGTATAAATCATAAAATAAGTGCATATGTTACACCCTTTTAAGAgctgtgtattgtagactttcccttttTTCGACATGGACAAATGAGAAAAGaacagaacaaaataaaataaaaaacagctAACTAAGCATCTCATGGGTGATCACAATTTTATTCCTAACGAAAAATCTCAGATTAAACAATTATCCGAAGAAGTCGtgcaaaacttattttttaggaACTGTCATATTATTAAGAATCGAATACACTTATCCAGTTTGTTTGGTCAAGAATATAAATATAATAGTCTTCTGATGTCAAATTATTTGTAAATGATACTAGGAATTctcttgtttaaaaaaatgagaataaattctttacacatccgatgtaaatatttgttttatccaaatcaattgcatttcAACACGTATCAAAACAGTGGTTCCAATTAATAAAACGTGGCGACGTGGCGCAACGCAATTGacttggagaaaacaaatgtttactccgacggtgtaaagaatttattctctaaaaTAATACATTACGTATCTGATACTATTTGTAGTACTTGTCAGGCTACCATAAACTAGTCCGCACATGTTTATAAGCATGAGAGGAAGAGACGAAAGTAAACGAGAAGAAACCCTATTAAATTACCGTTTGATGGGCGGGATtaaatcatactccctccgtccctaaataattATTCGACGCGTAAATTTAGACTGTTAAAAAGATGCacttgtttcattaaaaaaattaatttttttcactaaTCAATAGATAACAATAAGTTCTattaaattttgaagaaaaaattaattttttaaacaaaaaacatgcaTCTTTTGTAAGATCCATGTATACgcgtcggacacttatttagaaaGTGAGGGAGTATATGCTGAAGTATAGGGATTTACGTCTACCCGATTAGCAAGTGTCACATCATCGTTGATAGATAGTTTCAACTGATGTCTCTCCGGTTACTAAACCCAAGTTTGAATCAGATAAATATCActtaaccttttcttttctttttgataattATATCACTTAACCTTAGTTAGTTAGCATCATTACTCAGTAATACTGTAGTTTATGTAAACTTATCATGGTATCTAATTGACTTTGTTGGACTAAAACAAAATTAACGTAATAAACTATTGGAAAACTTCGTCGAATCTTCGACGAGGGCAAAGGAGAAGACAATCAAatttcccttcattttttttttagaaaatgcgGTAGTAACTTAATCTTATTGAGATGTGAACTGATATGTCATTCGAAAGAAAAAATCGAATATATTATTTATCTCTTGTTAATAATTGAGGACTTGCTTTTCATTGGGTTTTCTGGCTAGGTCGTTTAGGGTTGATCAATATTATGTGAACTGAGATGTGAACTGGTTTACCGCGCCGCCCACCGCACGCTctccgggcccactccggccaccggacggcctaTTCgaactgtccaaaaattctttaaaaaaaaatcgagtgggcctacgcgagaatcaacggcatccgaagtgtgtaagtgctcgatccaaacttccattttttaatggctcggatcatctgatttttggtAGTTCAGATCGATTacttacacacatcggatgccattgattctcatgaaggcccactcggtttttttttttagaatttttggtcggTTCGGATTGGcagtccggtggccggaatgggCCCGGCAAGCGTGCAATGGGCGGCGCGGTGGATGAGCCGCGGTGGGTGTTTCATTGTCCCTACAACATTTTCcatttatatatgaaaaaaataacaaaaggaTCATCGACCCGAGCCTTAGAGAGCTTGAGCTTGGCTAGTTTGTCAAACGAGCTACAaactagctcgagctcgttcacGAACACCTCGAGTTGAGCCATTACTGAGCTCGCGAATGGCTCGGTTCGCTTACAACCCTAATCATCGTATCATAAATTCAAATGCACAAGAACAGCAAAAATACGAACTACAGTATGGTGAAAATAGAAAGTGCAAATCATCACAGTaatctgtttggaacttatagaaaggaaaagaaaataaaagagaaagaaaatgagaggaaaataggaggtaaaatttactattcactcaacttgaaatttttattttcttcactctttttctttcaaccaaacaataggagggaattttttttaattttccattcttttcctttttttttttctaagttccaaacagagcctaaaatgTGCTCTAAagtaatcaatttttttttgagggaggacaagagggtaatttcaccaaccaaactcacctaggtaattgctgactagggagaggtagagtgaaccatttaaacacatacacacaaatccaaactcccgatgtgaaAGCCAGCCCAACTGACGCAGGCCCAAGAACCTCGCCGCGAAACCCAGCACAACGACAACGGACTCAAAGGACCTACACCAGAGGTCGGATCCCTCTAAAGTAATCAATGTCTCCAAGAAACTTCAACGATTCggatttttctgtttttttcctctTGGGTGTGTATTCTGTTTGGGTTGTGAAACAACGAAGCAACTTCCCTCATATCACactcaaaatcaaaaaagaaacaatttcaatatgggcaaataaaatttcaagttttttttttaataacagCCACGAAGTTGTGGTCAAGAATGCAAAGAATAGTAGAAGCGACCTTCCAGCCACCTCAGTGGGGTCCTTACCACAATGGAAGAGATATTTCAACAAGGCACCATGACAACTCAAGGCAGGCCGGGACTTAAGCATATGTTTCCTCTAAGATCTGAAATTCGAAAAAAATCATGTGATATCAATTCCTCTAGGCCAGTTTATGCGAAATTTTGCTCCGGTTTTAATTGAGCTCACCGGAAATGAACGGTGGGATTGGACCCCCAGATTTAATCGACGTGCGAGTACACTGGCAAGAgatatgaaaaacaaaaaaaacatggcACAATGACCTTAGCCATGCGTTGGGACCGAACACAAACTGGGTGGGTCCTGACACAGTCTAATTGACTCCTTTAATTTCTATCCTATCCCCTCACCAACTTTCCACTATTATTTTTCCCTTCACCACTTCATCAAACCCCTATAAATTGCACTAGAAACTCATTCATTCTCACTCACAGGCGGGAGAACAAAACACAACAGCATACAGTGAGAGATACAGACATATATACAGAGAATAATGGAGTACTTCCCAGTGATCAACATGGAGAAACTAAACGGTGAAGAAAGGGGAGCCACAATGGAGCTCATCAAAGATGCTTGTGAGAACTGGGGATTCTTTGAGGTACTATTAGTTTCTATAAGCTACCaatttccttcatttcatagtttaagttttttcgttttttattcCCGGATGCTCGGGCCAGCTTAAACTAATTCTAAAGtaaagttttttcaaaaaatgggtTTAAGAGTTTTTAACTTTATGTACAGTTGATGAACCATGGAATTCCACATGAGTTTATGGACACTGTGGAGAGGCTGACAAAGGAGCACTACAAGAAGTGCATGGAAGAGAGGTTCAAGGACCTGATGGCAACCAAGGCTCTAGAGGGTGTCCAAGCAGAGGTCACTGACATGGACTGGGAGAGCACCTTCTACTTGCGCCACCTCCCTCGGTCCAACATATCTGAAGTACCCGACCTTGAAGATGAATATAGGTACAAAAAATCAGATGTCcaaaaaccaacacaaaaaaacCCCATAATTTCCCCCCCAAAATAAGTGGTCAGCAAGCTCGCTGATGACACTGGAGCAATGCtaggaacacaactttaaaacacaactatcTGATGCACGTAAGCCCACATAATCGGACACCTCCAAACACAATTGTATTCCTAGACTTTTTGCTTTTGATGAACTTGTAGCACTAGTGGAGATATTAAGGTTGCCAGAGTAATATTTGATATTTCCCCTCCTGGTCAACCAAAACTCCTGGACAATCCAAAGTATCAGACCATAAATGATGGCCAACTAAGCAAAATTGCTCTCTTCCCCTCCCTCAGCTTTAATCCTGATTTGTATATCTATGTGAATGAGCAGGGAGGTGATGAAGGAATTTGCAAAAAGATTGGAGAAACTGGCAGAGGAGCTCCTAGACTTGCTATGTGAGAATCTGGGACTAGAGAAAGGCTACCTAAAGCAGGCTTTCAATGGAGCAAAGGGTCCTAACTTTGGAACCAAGGTCAGCAACTACCCACCATGTCCCAAGCCAGATTTGATCAAGGGGCTCCGAGCCCACACTGATGCAGGCGGCATCATCTTGCTCTTCCAAGATGACAAGGTCAGCGGCCTCCAACTCCTCAAGGACGGCCAGTGGATCGACGTTCCTCCGATGCGCCATTCAATTGTCATCAACCTTGGTGACCAACTTGAGGTACAATAAGAGATCTAAGATGTCTTACTTCAAACATGGTTTAAAACTTTAGATTGCGGAATTGGGATTTACGGTAAAGGTACTGAGATATTGTGCGATACAGATCAGGAACCGAAACCCAAGTCgccttgtttataaaaaaaaaaagcctcaaAAAAGACTTCTAAAGAGCCTAGAGCATCTGAATTGACCAATAAACTGTGAATTGGATAGTGAATTTCCATAAAGGCATACGTATCCCAAATTGGCCGAAACACAAGCAATTTTCATTCCCATCAGTATAGTAGGGCACAATGGTACATAGAGGCCAAAATAAACAATATGCACCTGCCTATATCTAAAACCTTGATTTCAACTGGTCCATAATCTTTAGCAAATAAATGAGGACTTCAATCTTAAGAATTATAAAAACACACGCAGGTGATCACCAATGGGAAATACAAGAGTATACTCCACCGAGTCATCGCCCAAACGGATGGAAACCGGATGTCAATAGCATCATTTTACAACCCAGGGAGTGATGCTGTGATCTATCCTGCACCAGCACTGGTGGAGAAACAAGCAGAGGAAGGAAAGGAAACATACCCAAAATTCGTGTTCGACGACTACATGAAACTGTATGCAGGGCTGAAGTTCCAGGCCAAGGAGCCAAGATTTGAAGCCATGAAAGCCATTGAAACTAATGTCACTATGGGTCCCATTGCAACAGCTTAAATTAGAGTCAATGTAAAGAGAGAACAGGACTTAAGATGTTGGTTTTATTGGGGTGTGACTAATCTTGGTGTATAAAGCAAGTTGTTGGGTCCTTGTGGGTTACTGTATGGAGTGATTAGTTCTTGTAAGATGTGAAAAGTTTAATACTACTAGTGTATAACAACCTTATGTTATGAATAAAGAGTTTAATGTCCTTTCCTAGTttattcctttctttcttcaacAAAAGTGGCAGTTGATCTCAAAGTTGTGACGACAGGTAAACCAAGTTTACAAATATGAGGAACCATTTGGTTGCAACTTTTATGTAGCCAAGTAAGGTAGGTATAGAGAGATAATCCAGgcagggtagagagagagagagagagagagaatggggacacagacacgggaattctaaaaaaatggggacacggacacgggggACACACCAtgtgtatattttatttatttatttatttatatttttttcaaatttaaatggcaaaatgtgaACAAAACGAAAATtccatagttccaataccattttaacaaaacaagacatccataagttcaatacaaccttattgaaaaattacagtttagccgtagaatttttttaaaaaaattaccgTTTGAccaccaaaattttaaaaaattacagtttgaccccaatttttttaaaaaaaattacactttgacccccgCCATGTACACATCAGTGTCCTCAGtcgtgtccccatcggtgtcctgccgtgtccccctcaaaaatttatattaaattatgggataagccacgtggcgtgtcccatacgt
The sequence above is drawn from the Rhododendron vialii isolate Sample 1 chromosome 6a, ASM3025357v1 genome and encodes:
- the LOC131330730 gene encoding 1-aminocyclopropane-1-carboxylate oxidase 1; this encodes MEYFPVINMEKLNGEERGATMELIKDACENWGFFELMNHGIPHEFMDTVERLTKEHYKKCMEERFKDLMATKALEGVQAEVTDMDWESTFYLRHLPRSNISEVPDLEDEYREVMKEFAKRLEKLAEELLDLLCENLGLEKGYLKQAFNGAKGPNFGTKVSNYPPCPKPDLIKGLRAHTDAGGIILLFQDDKVSGLQLLKDGQWIDVPPMRHSIVINLGDQLEVITNGKYKSILHRVIAQTDGNRMSIASFYNPGSDAVIYPAPALVEKQAEEGKETYPKFVFDDYMKLYAGLKFQAKEPRFEAMKAIETNVTMGPIATA